GTCCGCACCCAGCGCCTCCATCCCGGCCTTTACAAATTCCGCCGCCCGGTCGATGCCGCCCGGCGTGAGGGAAAAGCGCTCTGTACGATCCGCATTCAACTTCCAGCCACCGCCCTGTTTCCATGATTTTTCTCATTATATCGTCTGCGGGATTGGAAGGGAGGGGCCCACGCAAAAATTGACGGAAAATTGAAGGTTTGCAGGGCCCCCGCAAGGGCGGGCAAAAGGCGCTTGAGCCTGCGGAATGGGCGCAAAAAAGCCGCCCCGGCGCGGGGCCGTTCGGGCCGGGCGAGGGGGGCGGCTGATAAAAGGGGGCGCTCAGGGGGAACCGGGGGATTGCAGCAGCGGGAAGAGCACCTCGAACCGGCTGCCCGCGCCGGGGGCGGACTCCACCCGTACACGGCCGCCCATGACCTGCGCGCTCTCCTTTACGATGGCCAGGCCCAGGCCCAGCCCCCCGTCGCCGGGGCGGGTGGTGAAGCCGCGCCGGAAGACCTGCGGCAGATCCCCGGGCGCGATGCCGCGGCCAGTGTCGGCCACCGAGATCACAGCCCAGCCGCTCTCCTGCGCGAGGCCCAGGGTCACCGCGCCGCCCGGGGGCGTAAAGTCCGCCGCGTTGTACACCAGGTTCTGCAGGATGCGCTCCACCTGCCCTCCGTCCGCCTGCACGATGCAGGGGGCGGGCGGCAGCGCCAGCAGGAAGTCCACGTCCCGCACCTCCACGTCCGGGCGGTTTGAATCGTAAAAGCGCCGCAGCACAGCGCAAAGGTCCAGCGGCTGGGTGGCCGGCGCGGTGAGCTGGTTTTGGTTCCACTCCTGGATGGTCTGCATGCGGCCCCCCAGATCGCGGCACTTATCCACAATGAGGGCCAGCTTGGCCCGCTGGTCACCGTCCAGCCGGACGCCGTTTTCCTGCACCAGCAGCGCGTAGTTCTGCACCAGCGAGAGGGGCGATTTCAGGTCGTGCAGCATGCCGGAAAGCAGCTCCCGCCGCTCCTGGATCATGGTGGTCAGGTCGGCGGTCTGGCGGGCCACTTCCTCCTGCAGATGCCCGGTCAGCCGCAGATTTTCCTGCGCCAGGGCCCGGCTGCGGCCCGCCATGAGCGCGGCAAAGCACAGCACTAGCGCAAACCCGCCGTATTCTTCGGGCCAGGCGCCCCACAGGGGCTCGTACGCGCCGTTCCACAATACGCCCGCCCCCTGGGCAACGGCAAAAATGCCCAGCCCGCACAGGGTAATGCTGCCCTGCCGGGCAGCGCTTTTCAGCGACAGCAGCAGCAGCGCGGCGGCCATCCCCAGCTGGTACCAGCTCACCAGCAGGCCGTAGACCCCCGAGAAGGCGGGCAGCAGGGGCAAAAGCAGGGGCGAGGCGGCGGCCCCCAGGATGCACATGGCGAGGGCCAGGGGGAACAGGCCATAGCGGGCCCAGCGTGCCTTTTCCCAGCCGCCCAGGCGGCATACCATGCGCGCCGCACAGTACAGCACAAGAAAAGCGCCCAGGTCCTCGAGCGCGTAGAGCGGGCGGATCAGGGGGACCCCCGCCGCCCGGAAAAAGGGGTAACACACCCGCAGGGCAAACCCCAGGCACAGCACCCCAAACCGCAGGTATAACGGGTCGCGGTTTTGGGGGCGCAGCCACACGGTGACCGAGAACAGAGCCACGGCCAGCGAGGCAAAGCACAGCAGGCCGTAAAGGGCCATGCGCAGCGCCACATAGCGCCCCACCGCGGCAGGGAGGCCCACCACCGGCGGGTAGATGAGGCCGGAGGCGTAGTGGGTGAAATTGGCCGTCTGGACCACCACCTCGGTCTCGCCGTTTAACCGGAAGGCGTAAAGCCCGTCCGCCACACGGGGCGCGTAGGGCGAAACCGAGCCGGTGCCCCCCACAAGCTCGCCGTTCACGTACACCGCGCTGGCGCAGTAGGCCTCGGGGATGAGCATGCACACCTGCACCGGCCGGTCGGCGCGCAGCCGCACCCGCCAGGTGGCCGCCCCGTAGGGCGAGCCGTCGGCATGATAGGGCCGCAGGGTCAAAAATTGGCCGATGTAGGTATCCACCGGGGCCGGCGCGCCCGCGCCCAGCTGGCCGGGCACCAGCAGAGCGTCCGGCCAGAGCTGCCAGCCGTCCACCGGCACGGCCAGGCCAGGGTCCCCCGTTCCAGGGCGCCGGTTTCCAAAATCAGGGCGCCGTCTTGCGCGAGGGGGGCGCGTGCGGTATACTTATTGTCGAAACAGAAGAGAAGCCAGAGCGCCGCCGCGGCCAGAAGGCAGCAGCCCAGCGCGGGCAGAAGGTGTTTGCGGTTGTGCGTCATGTCTGATCACCTCACGAAAGGAAAGAAACGAATGGTGTGTTTGCGTCGGCTTGGGGCGGCGGCCCTGGCCTTGCTGCTGTTCCTGGGGCCTGCCCCGCGCGCCGCCGCGGAGAGCGGCAGCCCCCCGCAGGAAACAGCTGTTTCAGACTGGGCGGGGCTGAAGGCCGCGCTGCGGGGCTGCCGGGGGCAGGGCGGCAGGATCCGGCTGGAAAGCGATATTGTGATTGATGAAACCTTTGATTATGGAGGAGGCCGCGGCCTTCCGCCGGTCACGGTGGACTGCGGCGAGTACACGATCTACATAAAAGCCCAGGCCCCCGGGGATATGGTAACCTTCAGTTACACGGAGAATACCCTTACCTTTACCGGTGCGGGCGGGGAGGAGGGCCTTCTTCACGCCTGCCCCGGCGGCTGGCTGGGCATCAATTCCATTGTGATCCAGGCCGAGAGCGGCAATGCGGTGGTGCAGGAAAACGGCGGGGTGCTGGTGGTGGACCAGCCCGAGCCGCAGGTAGCGGGGGAGATCAAGTACGCGGACACGCCCACCCTGATCCCCGGGGGAAGCGGTGGGCTCCCCGCCTGCGCGGCGCCGGAAGAAACGGCCACGCTGAAAGAGCTCGCCCGGCTCCTGCCGGCCACCGCAAGAATGCGGGTGAACTGGCAGGGAAGCATGACGAGAACGGCAGACCAGCCGGTGGAGTGGGAGCTGGCGGCCGTGGAGGAGGACCTGGCCGCCCGCCGCCGCACGGTGGCCGCCGGGCGCTATGTGGGGCCGCTGGCCGCTGCCGGGATGGAGGATGTAAGGGCCGAGGATTGCGGCCTGCTGGCGGCGCCGCAGGCGCTGGTCGTGTTTCCCGTGGACGGGGCGGCGATCCGGCACGCGGACTTTCGGACGAACAACGGCAAAATAACGGTGGCCTATTTCGATTTTTTTGCCGCGCCGGGGGTGGAGACCTCGCGGGTGCTGGTCTCGCAGGACGAGGGGGTAAGCTGGGCCCCCGCCGAGGAGGGAAGCGACCGACACCAAAAGCCCGACGCCGAAGGCATTTACGATCACACGGTCCTGCCCGCCGCGCTGACCGGCGAGCCCTGGTTTTTGGTGGAGCTTGTGTACCCGGATGGGAGGCTTGTGCACACCGACGTGATCGCCTGTGACGCGGGGCAGGCAAGGCCGGTGGATTACATCGACGGCCACCGGGGCGGCGGCGAACCCCTTTTGCCCGGGCCGCCCACAGCCACGCCGGGGCCGGCGCAAGAGGGCAGCGTGGGGAGCCTGCCTGCGGTCACGCAGAGCCCAACGCTCACGCCCCTTCCAAGCCGGATCCCCGAACCGGGTTCCGCACCTGCCGGGACGGCCGCGCCCACACAGAGCCCAACGCCTGTGCCCGCGCCCACCGAACCCCCGGCAGATCCCATTGTACCGCAGGGCGTTGGGTCTGTACAGCCCCCGCAGGAGGGGCAGGGCCTCCCCGTGCCAGCACAGCCCGCCGTGCCCGCGCAGGCGGCGCCGGGCGGGCTTGCGCCGGCCGTGCAGGTGGCGCTGGGCTGCGCCGCCGTGGCGGTGGTGGGCGTGGGGGCGGCTGCCGCGCTGAACCCGGGCCTGCTGAAAAAATTGCTGCGCCTATTCAAAAAGAAATAGGATAATTCCCGGCCGGGGATGCAAGCTTGCATCCCCGGCCCTTTTGCATTTTGGGGAAGATGCGCGCTGAAAATTGATGATAAATTGAAATTTCTCCCAGCTTTTCCATGCTATACTCGAAAAAGGGCGGCGTTTATGTGCCCGGGCGCGGCGGCGCCCGGCAGGAAAGGGGCGTGAAACGCATGAGGTGGATCTCCGCTTGGGCGGATACGCTTTACAGCACGTTTGTGGCCGGCGGCGCATGGCTGAGCATCCTGCGGGGGCTTGGGGTAACGCTTGTTATCACCGTGCTGGGGCTTTTGCTGGGGCTGGCGCTGGGGAGCGCGGTGTATTTTGCCCTGCGCTCCC
This window of the Oscillospiraceae bacterium genome carries:
- a CDS encoding sensor histidine kinase, which translates into the protein MDGWQLWPDALLVPGQLGAGAPAPVDTYIGQFLTLRPYHADGSPYGAATWRVRLRADRPVQVCMLIPEAYCASAVYVNGELVGGTGSVSPYAPRVADGLYAFRLNGETEVVVQTANFTHYASGLIYPPVVGLPAAVGRYVALRMALYGLLCFASLAVALFSVTVWLRPQNRDPLYLRFGVLCLGFALRVCYPFFRAAGVPLIRPLYALEDLGAFLVLYCAARMVCRLGGWEKARWARYGLFPLALAMCILGAAASPLLLPLLPAFSGVYGLLVSWYQLGMAAALLLLSLKSAARQGSITLCGLGIFAVAQGAGVLWNGAYEPLWGAWPEEYGGFALVLCFAALMAGRSRALAQENLRLTGHLQEEVARQTADLTTMIQERRELLSGMLHDLKSPLSLVQNYALLVQENGVRLDGDQRAKLALIVDKCRDLGGRMQTIQEWNQNQLTAPATQPLDLCAVLRRFYDSNRPDVEVRDVDFLLALPPAPCIVQADGGQVERILQNLVYNAADFTPPGGAVTLGLAQESGWAVISVADTGRGIAPGDLPQVFRRGFTTRPGDGGLGLGLAIVKESAQVMGGRVRVESAPGAGSRFEVLFPLLQSPGSP